In the genome of Coraliomargarita algicola, one region contains:
- a CDS encoding DNA methyltransferase, translated as MPTTQAIPRTAPTKQGAFWTAKQRDGHSIHEVSYRACYKPQLPAYFIERYAKPGQLIYDPFMGRGTTLIEAKLLGHNVIGNDVNPLSTILTAPRLCEQSFEKILHRIEQISLPTTEIEDEELLVFFEARTLRELYGWRSYFKARHSAGTFDEIDAWLQMVACNRLTGHSKGFFSVYTLPPIKPPHSMHSVRLTPSAIRSQRIATPRN; from the coding sequence ATGCCAACGACTCAAGCCATCCCACGCACAGCCCCCACCAAACAAGGCGCATTCTGGACCGCCAAACAACGAGACGGACACTCGATCCACGAAGTATCCTACCGCGCCTGCTACAAGCCTCAGCTGCCCGCCTATTTCATTGAGCGCTACGCCAAACCGGGCCAATTGATCTACGACCCCTTCATGGGACGTGGCACCACCTTAATCGAAGCCAAACTCCTCGGGCACAATGTAATCGGCAACGACGTCAACCCGCTCAGCACGATCCTAACCGCTCCCCGCCTCTGCGAGCAAAGCTTCGAAAAGATCCTCCACCGGATTGAACAAATTAGCCTGCCTACTACTGAAATCGAAGACGAAGAACTACTCGTCTTCTTTGAAGCCCGCACCCTGCGGGAGCTCTACGGCTGGCGCAGCTATTTCAAAGCACGCCACAGCGCTGGCACATTCGATGAAATCGATGCATGGCTGCAAATGGTGGCGTGCAATCGCCTGACCGGTCACTCCAAGGGCTTTTTCTCAGTCTATACACTTCCCCCAATCAAGCCACCACACTCAATGCACAGCGTAAGATTAACGCCAAGCGCAATCAGAAGCCAGCGTATCGCAACACCAAGGAACTGA